The DNA segment TTTTCAAGTCTGCCACAAGGCTGGTAGCTGTTGCCTTTCACTCAGCACTGTAAAACAAGGGTTTGAGAATTAGTTTACCTGTGATCTACATCACGTGGACGTTTCAAAGAATTCCTCTTTTCCTGTTCATAACgaagttgctgctgctgtcgaCGGAGCTCCTCCCTTTCACGAGCAATACGCTCTGCTTCTTTTCGACGTTCCTACCGTGAAAGGGAAGGGTGAATAAGCACAACGAACCAACCAGGCCTTTATTAGAGATACCTACAGAACAATTAGCAAGTATAGGGAATTAATACTCGATAGTTTTCTATTAAAGGCTATCGGCTATAGTTAATCCTTCGAGAGCATCTAAAACTAAAGACCATAAGGAATACTTCTCCAACAAAGCAGACGAGATCTGGAGAAGCTATTGGACATCAGACAGAAGCATCTCCAGGTAATTTCTTGTATTGCTGCTGTATTTGTTGCCCAGAAACACATCTTATTAGGTTTTGCAGTGACATTCTCtcagaaaaatccagaaaaattaTGGAAGACTAGTCTAGGCAATATGATCTGCTGTACTTCAGTGTTTGAGGCGGACATACATAGCCACCACATAAACCAGCAGCAAGAGCCTGCCATCAAAAGACAAGTCAAAGTCAAGCAAAGAGCTAAAGGTTACTGCTGTTGTAGGCTGGTTCTTTTATGGGCTGGGTGGAAGGGTGAAGAGAAAAATTCACCACAAGTGTGAACTCTGTAATCCTCCCAAATGATACTGCACTACAGTCAAACTAAAGACATACACACCTGTTCAATACGAACACGTTCTCTTTCCAAACGCTCCCGTTCCATCCTTTCCCTCTCCAGTTTTTGCCTTTCAATTTCTAATCGTTCCCTTTCTCTCTGCAAGCATTCTTCTCGTTCATGCATTATTCTTATGCGTTCTCTCTCACGACGCTCCCTCTCGGCAATTTCTCTTCgcctaaagaaaaagaaaaaaagtaaaaaaaaaaaaaaaaaaaaaaaaaaaaggtagcagaAACTCATCTGAAAATTTTTCGCATCTAAAACTAACATCACCTTTGGCATAGATATGAAATAAACTATTTGAGAGTAAGCTCTGGACAGAAGTCCTGGTATCAGAAGTCTGCTCCTTTAGCCCCATGTAGCCAAACTAGTATATTCTACAGAACCATTTAAGCAGACAGCAGATACTAGGAAAAGTTATATCAAGAATCATCCATCATTCTTGATGTATTTTATGCTGGATTCATATTTCTATGTTGTCAATCTGACAGACAATAATAACAGCTTAGCTAAGAATATGACTTggatcttaaaaataaatgctattttagCTCACCCTCTTCAATGCACTTATTGTTTTCTGTCCAAAAATAAGACAGAACAACATACCCACTCTGGATTTGCACAGGTTAAGCATACTTGTCAACAGcttcattttggtttctttttcccacCTCCTATAGTAGTTTACAGGAAGGCGGAAAGGCACTTTCTCCTTTAAGCTTTATGCTTGCTGGGAATTCCTTTGTTTGTGGAAATCCAGCCAACAACAGAAGCCATTTAACTATCCTTTACAAACTTTTGGCCATATGAAAAGAGCAGAATAGAACAGTGTAGCCATTTAGTCCTTTTATTTAAAGGGACAAGATTGTATTATGCTTGGTTTGTCACTCAGATATACAaaagttctgtttaaaaacagccAACCAACCCCAAATGCTATTTCTGGCCACATGTCCTAGTCAACTTCTCATCTTTTCAAGAAGAAACCTGACATGCAGTAACACTTACGAGACAAgcctcccccccatccccaacAAACACTAAGctatgtgtgtacatatagAGCTActagaagattaaaaaaatttggAGTCTGTTAATTCATATAAAGATACTGTTAGGTAGGCAGAGTCCCAGACTTTAACATCTGAGTAAAAGGCTTGACAGAATGCATTCTGATTAGATTTCTAAATATAGTATCTGATCAATTAATGTATAAAATAGCCTTTAGCAAAAAGTTGAATTACTACCTTCGGAGTTCAACAGCTCGTCGTATTCTTTCCAATCGAACCATGTGTTCTCGCAATCTCTGTTCCTTCATCTTTTCAAAAGGCAAGATATCCTTTCTACCCCTGTATTCCCTGAATTTCACTTTATCTTGAATAATACGCTCTTTGTTCCTCAATATCTGTGGCTATAGATAGAGATTACAATGGTTATTTCAGAAGTCTCATTCATTTAGGGAGATTTCTGGATGCTGTGTTCAAGTATCATTAACTACTTAGCTATCCCAAAGCATACAAAGCTTCTATCTAAGCTTAACAGTTTGTGATAGTTTATTGACTCTTCAGTGAAAATATCAACTGTAAGGTATTAGCAAATCAGATAAGGATTGCATCAGGTCTATAGATACTTACTTTATCAAACCTTCCCCTTCTAACTGTCCTAGTGTGGCCTTGGTCTCCTTTTGTTTGGTCTAAAACTACAACTTGACCTGGGCTTTTACCACCTagggaagggggggagaaaaaaaaaaaaaaaagaaaaaaaagaaaagaaaaagaaaaaaggtttaaCACACACGCATCCCTATTTGCCTAGTACAGATTTTCCTTAGTGAAATTTCTACATCTCTAAATTGAACAGTTACTGGTAGGAGAAGCATACCATCATGTCTGTAATTAAGTAGTAATATAAAATACGGAAGCTTTTACATCAGCTCTAAAGCAATACATGTTACTGGAGTCTAAAAAAACCAGGTGTTTAATTCTCTGGTTTCCAGTAAGAGCAAGAACACGCCCCCAAAACAAGTCAGACACACATATTCAACAGGACGAAACATGGCTATATTGCATacttattcttttcttttcttcagtttttttaGTGGATTCTTGATTGGGGCCACTCGCTCCATTATCACTCTTCTCATCtttaccttctgttttcttgccttctttactttcttttttttcagatttctcagatttcttttcttcttttttggttGACGGAGTTCTTGTTaggaaagaaaccacaaatgTAAAGACAAAAATCCAACTAAAGGTTTTTCACAACTTCATAAGACATGTGAAGTTTCTTACTTGCTGGCTTTATCACTTGATGCTGTCTTCTTATCTCCCATGCTTCTACCCGAACCAGATTTCTCATCACTTTCCTTCTTCAACTCCTTTTTGGAGGGATCGCCTTtcacctggattttttttccaaaagggaATAGGTTAATACAGATTCTTGCCTAAAATGGGCTATTTGGGGAAAAGTTTTCATCTTATTAAACCTACTTTCTCAACAGAAATTTGTTGTCCGTGCAGCTCTGTTCGATGAAGGTGTGCTATACATCTAGCCACTTCTGTACTAGAAGACATTGTTACTATGCCGTAACATTTTGCCCCTGGGCTTCGTGCGTTTGTGACCACCTTAGCACCAAGTACCTACATAAACAggtaaaatttacattttgagAGACACATGTAGTAAGGAAGCGATGGTATTCCAATAATATTTTTACCCTAGtatataaaaaacaaaccaaacaaaccctcCCACCCCACTAGAAAGACTTGACACTCCCAAGTTTTTAAGAGCATATAATTCCACGGGAAGCTGCAGCTTTGAGCACTTTATCCCAACTTTCACATCACGGCATATTAATGTTGATGTCCTGTTTTTAACAGTCACAACCTCAGGCACATCATCTAAATGGACAGTTGTGACAGAAACACCACTAATCTGGATTTGACAGTTCATCCCTGACAGATGAACCCCCACAAGAAAGTCAGCAGCTGCCTATTACTGGCAGGAAGGTATAAGCGGTATTACATAGTAACTTAAAAAAGGAGCCAATTCTTCAAAGGCATCTAGCAAATGTGTCAACTAAGCAATTTTAGTAACCAGCTCTGACACCTGCTTCTTGAGAAAGCATTAAGCTTTGTGTTCCTGCTCATTGCTAGAATTTCTGTAACTACTGCAGCCAGTCTCCTTGGTGTAGTCAGGCTCTAATGCAACAATTTTATCTTTCTAGCAGCCTGTAACGGTACACCtatttaggaaataaatatttcccaattaatttaaaaactggGAAGCTAAGTAAATGCAGGTACCAAGCACGTTTACAACGAGAGCAGGCAAAGAATTGGAAGTTTTAACAAAATATACACTCAGGAACATTCATGAAGGCATTAAATCATCTActaaattaattagaaaaatcaGAGATCCAATAATCAGAACCCATACTTGATATTCACAGTGCTAAGGTTGTAACTCGTTCCCAAGATGCAATAATGTCATAATTGCACACTTATACAAACACTACAATTTTACATAGTTAGCAGCAACTCctttgagaaaacagaaaagctgttttcagaagcCTGCTTAGCTTGTATGGATTCTGCACTGTTGGATGGAATTCGCATGttaaattaaaccaaaattcaggaaaacagaCTTAGTTTAAGCAGCctgtaaaaatattcattaagtTATTAGAAGTCCCTAAAAGAACAGGCATTAACTGTCACGTGTTTTCACCTGGTTTTCCCACTCACAGGCCCtcagaagacattttaaaaacagtcttCCCAAAGCAGCAGGTTCTATTAAGACTGTTTGTTATAACTTTACTGGTTAGTGTATTATCTTACATTCATGATTAAATACAGTTAATGCAAAAGAACACAGCCATCactacttaattttttaaaaaaaattttaaagccaGCCCTGACCAATCATATTTATGAGATTTCTTTTGCATCTATTTCACCTCAACAGGAAAAAGATTTCTATAAAATTAACATATGGTTCTTCCCTGTAAGCACACACTCTCATTTCAAGATGCTGAAAAAAGTATTGGGTTTTTTAGATTACATTCGTTAGACATGTCATCtcaaacttttatttatttattcctcaATTTCTGTAACTGAGtagaggaggggaagagacacacacacagcacacaTGGCACCACACCCCATGAAATACCTTTCCGTATTTGCCGAAGAGATTTTTCAAGTCAGCAGCTTTTGTGTTGGAAGACAGTCCGCTAACCCACAGGTTTCTAGTTGAACTTCCACTGCTACCACTAACACTGCTTGCACTTCCTGAAACAAGTTTtacaaaacagccaaaaaatTAAGGAGTCAAAGGTACCATGAACATTGAATTGAACTGTTGCTGAAAAGATAAACTTCTCCCGTTACCTTTAAGTAACTCTTTATCTGGTTACCTTTCTTGAAAAGACTTCTACgtaaaaaatacatatgccATAAGATTTCATTCATTTACCCATGTACTGAGACCAACAGCTTGGCTAACTCATACCCAAAGGACAGagctagaaagaaaatacaatttgttACAAGGCATGCTTTACCTCTCATTTTGATATATACGTTTAGCTCCAAATTCTGGGTCTTATCGATAACTTCCATTCAAGAAAGCCTTTTCTAGCACCCAACATTTGTTCCTCATCAGTACATCTTTACACTGCCCGCATTACCAATGAGGTGGCAGAAAGGTAGGTAGAGGAGACTTAGTTAATCCTCGCCTCCAGAGCAATGTGGTCTATCTATACAACTTCTTGAAGTATCTACTCTCCACCCagagcagctttttaaaaatactgctggaTATAGAACTGGATGCAGCGCACCAAAGTTATTTTCCACATACTACcaaaaataccaaagaaaagccagaaaaacaTTATGTGCCTGGAATAACCCCCACCTCCACATACGAGCCGTTTCTGCAACAACACAGAACTAAAAACTCAAAAGAGATTCACGTAATCTTATTCCCAACATCTTTTAGCCTTATATTATTTAGTTCAGCTTGCTGTTGTTTGCTGCTAAATGTATGAACTGCTTTTGAGTATGTTAAGATGTAGCCAGTCATACAGGCAAGACCAGATCTGGATCTCCAGCTCAACAGTTGGCAAATCCGGTGGTACGCAGAGttttaaaaggtaatttaaccaccttgaggaaaaaaagtagttttcctTCTTGGTTCATCTTGATGCACTGAAGAGTCAAATACATCACATCTCAGTTATCATCAAACTAGGATTACCCTGATAATCCTAGCTATCACTTGATGTATGTGATATATCACTTGATGAACCGTGATACGCTTCAAATATCATTAAGTATCATTAAAGAGGCACTATACTGGCTTTGGctatgtattttaaagacaacaTCGTGATAGTTACTACTACTATCACATAAGCTACATGAAAGCAGATTTGCTGTATCTTCATCTGATTTCATTGTAAGCATGTAACTATCGTGAAAAGACATGAATCTAGAGAAGACTGGATTATACCTGTCACAAAACTTTCTCCTCAGAAATTAACTGATCACGTAAAGTTGCGTTCATCCCTTAGCAATATGCAAGGGATTCTGCGACAAAGGTTTCTGGCAGTGAGCTAGCACGCGAAATAAGGAGACACACGAGCTtatacaaaagcattttttaaactatGAAGCATCGATGTAACTGGTGACATTAACGTGATCTTGAGCTCCACTCTGAATTTGTAATCACAATACAGGGTTTTACGGCACAAATAGAAACTCCAAGGCAGACAAACATGTCCAACTTTAACGCGCTCAACAGCCACGAGTGCAATTTTGCTAGCAGGCACCTCAGCTGTTATACTTGGTTGAGAGttcactttatttaaaaatgagataGAATTGAAACCAAGACAACAAATTTCATTGGCATTATGTTTAAATAGCTGCAATTATTTTCCACTTGTTCTGTGTATAACGTCAACCCAAACCACTGTAGGTAAGTTACAGCAGGCTCATCTGAAATTTACACCTTCTCATCAAAATAAAGACTTGGAAAATGTTAAGTGGAATTTGCTCccagaagtattttgaaataggAGAATATATTTTCATTGAGTCTTTAGAATAAGTATTTTTGATCTTACGAGGAAtctggcaggaaaagaaaaaacaaccacacaagCACATACATATAGCTAATGACTACTGTACCTCCAGCGTAATTTACTATAGGATGAGTTCAATTACGTAAGCCATTTTAGTATGTGGCAAGCAATTTCTCAAACAGGAAAGCATTTAGTTCAAGACAATACTACCCTAATTTGCAATAGTTACCTTTATCATCCTTTGATGTTGTCTTGCTTTCTTTAGATTCCTTAGTAGAGCTAgagaagcaaattaaaaatcagaagaaaattgaaaatacagaatttggtAAGTGTTGCATTTTATACTACTAATACTAATAGACAagttaacatttcaaaaaataaaaataaaaaagggctAGGACTGTATATTTGAACAAATGATTCCCTTATGGATTCTTGAACTGATTTTCCCCAAGATGCCTGAAGATCTAGATTTTCTGACAACTCTATTCAGTGGATATATGGCAATCTTCTCCAGATTTCAGGACGGGGACTTGACTTCATTTTGTGTTCTTAGAACTGATAGCTGTTCATTACCATCATCACaaggacatttaaaaaaatcgtcaatttgaaaaaaataaataaatgctgacAATTCGACAATGCAATCAGTAGGACATAGTGTCTATACGAAGatcttgaattttaaaaagtaacttaTGGCGGTCAAAAAAATCTATAGGCAGGAGCATAGGATACTAATTATAAGATTCTTGCTGCTACCCCCTTAATGTAGAGTGATCTTATTGAATGCTGGTACTCAGTATCGTAAAGAACTGACATAGAAAAACAAACCTCTTTGCTTGACCAGAGGCCCCAGTAGACGAGGGACCTTTCTTCAAAGTATCCTTTTCTTTGTCTCCAGATTCTGCTTTCTTTGAACTTTCTCTGGCTTCCTTCTTGACGGGATCACCCTTCACGCAGTCTTCCTTCTTACCATCTTTATGGTTCTCAGTCATCTCATAGtccttgctttccttctccaggctctgTGAAATGGTATCCTGCCCATCCTTTGGCTTACTTGCTTCAGAATctgtaattttcacatttttaccTGTTTCTAGGAGGTCATCACCATCAAAATCCAGAGTGATGGCATCTTCAGCCTGGATTGTAACCGATATGTTATCATCCTCAGCTTCTTTCACAGAGGTGTTAGCTTCCATCTCTTCATGAGCCGTGTGATCAGCCTCAGCTAGGCTTTCTTCTGAAGGAAGAGGTTTAGATACTTCTTGTGTACCATCACCAGAACCTGCTTTATCTAAGAGGATTTAACAGGAATAAATATGGCAAAACAAGAAGTTTAAACAATTTCATATGCATAAGCTAGAATAGGACCTAGAAAATACAAAGCCAGTTATTAGCACTGATGGAAggttagaaaaaaacacaaggtGTATTAACACAAATATAAATCCTTTACCCAGGATCACTTATTCTTCAtggcaaaacacattttctagaGACAAATACCAAAACATTAGGAGGGAGAATATGGTTCCATCCTGGAGATACCCGTTCTTCATAAGAGGTATCCATTTTCCAGTTTAGGATTTAGTGTTCCAGAAGAAAGTAGTTGCTTTGGATGCTCACAGTTTTGATTTAATCCGTCTTTGAATCTTCCTGGTTCCAGGACTTCTAACCTTCCCAAATCCAAAAGAATTACAGTCTTGGAGAATTTCAGCCAGTCTTCCTTGCTggtgttcttttgcttttcctttccaagcaGTGGTTTGGCAGTCAAATTAGCTGTACAAGGCTGCTGCAGAACACAGAGGCGTGAGCTTTAATCCAGAGTTCGTAGACAAACGGTTTTCAGTCTTCATCCACTGGGCAGATTTTTCCATCTCAGTCCCGCATAGGCATCTCCAACCGTATTTCTTGGGTTTGCACAGATAAGACACTTCAGCCATAGGGTCCCTCGTAAACACGGAGTCTGTAGTTTTATCCTGTAACTTCAGTAATGTGTTTATTCCATCTTGTGTAAAGTGAGGGTGTTCCATGTCCTTTCTAGTCCACAATATGTAGAATCCTTAAGACTTCTGTCCAGGAAGTCTGTTTGCCCAAATGCATTACATTCCTTCTATAGTTTCACTAATGAGcacagcttaaaaaaacaaaaaaggtagCCACTCCACAGGTTTCCAAACACTTGTTTTACCATCCTGCATACAACCGGTATTTCTAAGTGACAGTAAGCCAAGTATATGATGGTCCATACATTTGTTGGGTGCTCGAGTTCAGTGTATGGGTGTATCATTTCGCTCAATTAAACATCAGTTACTGCAGTGCAAGTTGGAAGCTTTTGCATGAAGACTTACCGTATATTAAAATCAGTCCTTGAATactatgtttttttcattaagaatcATAGTATTACAACTGCATTATACATCCACCACAGTAACTGATAAGTACTGTAATCAACTCTTAAGAGTAAAACCACTCTTAAGAGTGAAATAAACCCACTGACTGCGATGATTCCAGGTGCTGAGCTTAATAAGGCAACAAGTGATACTTAGTACTGGAGACAAGCCTAGTATTAGTAAAGAGATTGAATATTACAAGAGAAAATTGCCTGTTGTACCAGACTAAAGACCTCTGAACTCTATTAAACTTTAAACAtacctttctcattttcttcgTCTTCACCGTCCTGCAATAAAAGGAAGTAAAGACTAAATGTCTCTGACTTTAAAACTTTAAGTagaacattttgtattttccacAGAATTTCTGTCATATGAAGGCAAACTAATGCACTGAAAACTGCTTCCAAAGAAAAGATGATCTAAAAGCCAAGCCTGCGCATCTCCCCTGTCAAATGACTGAAAATGGGTATGAAGCCTCACTGGTATCTATCTGCAAACCTTGCAGTTTGCAATCGGAGCATGCAGatattttctccccccttcccccgaCCCTTAACTCAACAGGACATTTCTAAACTGTCCCATGTCTTGCTAGAGCCTTCAGAATGGCTGTCACGCTGCTGATAACTACTTTCAATGATGTGCAAGCAATCCATCAGTAGCTTTAAAAGCTTAGGACAGAAGCCAGAAACTAGGTAGACTTCCTCCACTAAGTACTTACAAATGAAACTGTGATTTTAATAGGTATTTACTTAATTATCATCAGCTTCACTGAGCAAGACATGCTGTATGAGATGTCCTTTCAGAAATCAATTCCATGTAACTCAGAATGAATTTCTGAACTTAAATATGTTACAGATATTAGTATTATACCAAtatcaaaaatacaaaaagaaccCCCACCGAACCCAAACAatcagccccctccccccacaaaCATCGTCCAAAGGCAAATTTCTACATTAAAACAGGAGTTCTATGCTCCTGTATAGGCTGTATATACTGTGTTAGCATTTAGCATAGCCCTCTGAAGTGTTTTTAAGAGAGTTTGAAATATACCGCTTGCTAAGTCTACACACTAAATACTCCCAAATTGTAGAcagaaatttgcatttaaatagcAAATCTTATTTGGCAATCACAATTATCtgcataatattaaaaaaaaaagcgcaaaCCTCCTATACCATTTACCTTTACTGTATTACATCATCACATCATCTGACTCAGATGCATGCTGGAACAAAAAGCCAGTCTAAAGTGATCTTTTCCAACTAAATAGGGATGATAATCAGCTTAACAGAGCTGATTTGGAACTTACATGGACAGTCGGAAAAGTATAATCTTCTATGTCTTGGCCTTCATTTTCCTACAAGAACGTAAAAGGGACTTGCTCAGCAAATTATTTGTAAGACACTTAAACACTCAGAGTCAAGACATTCTGTTAACTCAGAAAGCAGTTAAGTGGATACACTATTGAATGCGTACAGGTGAACATCAATGAGTTCTCATGACTTGCCTCTTTCAGCTCAGCGTTCAGATTATGCATGTCACTACCAGTACTAAGGAAAAGGAGCACTTAGGAACTCCAGACTGTGGTAGAATTTTATCAATGCCACATTTGTTTCAGGACTACTCAAACACAAGCcaagaaaaacagacagaaaaaaaatttactaaaTTACTTTTTAGAGATAAGCTGAAAAACTACTTCTGACTTCCTAGGAATACAAACACACTaagaaaaatttacattttgctgATAAAAATCCATGTAAAATACAACAAAGTACCTGACTTTCGGAATCCTTTTCTGCATCCTCTGTTGTCTCTGCTGGCTCCAGGTCGTggtatcttttcttttctgtagatGGCAGTTCTTTAGAATTCAAGTTCTCATCTTCAACAGATTCTTTAAAATCCTTTACTTCATCATTTCCATCTTGATCACTTGCATCTTGAGTCTCCGATTCACTTTCCTTTTGGTGTGAACAAAAAATACCTGGCATAACTAAGGGTATTAGCTATATTCTGAAAAATTCACTGCAAGAATCACTGCTTCTGCAAAATACTGTATCACATTCATAATAAAAATTCATAGCACGTTTAAAATAATCCACATCTTCACACCCTTAGGCATCACAGCTCTGAATACAGCAAAAACAATGCTCCAAATTTTCACATAAATTAGCACAAAGAgaatggaagattttttttgtaaagccaAACATTAAACTTAAATAcaagatgaggg comes from the Falco cherrug isolate bFalChe1 chromosome 7, bFalChe1.pri, whole genome shotgun sequence genome and includes:
- the SLTM gene encoding SAFB-like transcription modulator isoform X5, translated to MAAAASSPAAAGAPAAPAAPAAVAPTPTESKKITDLRVIDLKSELKRRNLDITGVKTVLISRLKQAIEEEGGDPDNIEITVSADTPTKKPTKGKGKKQEADELTGDASVEDDSFVKESESETQDASDQDGNDEVKDFKESVEDENLNSKELPSTEKKRYHDLEPAETTEDAEKDSESQENEGQDIEDYTFPTVHDGEDEENEKDKAGSGDGTQEVSKPLPSEESLAEADHTAHEEMEANTSVKEAEDDNISVTIQAEDAITLDFDGDDLLETGKNVKITDSEASKPKDGQDTISQSLEKESKDYEMTENHKDGKKEDCVKGDPVKKEARESSKKAESGDKEKDTLKKGPSSTGASGQAKSSTKESKESKTTSKDDKGSASSVSGSSGSSTRNLWVSGLSSNTKAADLKNLFGKYGKVLGAKVVTNARSPGAKCYGIVTMSSSTEVARCIAHLHRTELHGQQISVEKVKGDPSKKELKKESDEKSGSGRSMGDKKTASSDKASKTPSTKKEEKKSEKSEKKESKEGKKTEGKDEKSDNGASGPNQESTKKTEEKKRISGKSPGQVVVLDQTKGDQGHTRTVRRGRFDKPQILRNKERIIQDKVKFREYRGRKDILPFEKMKEQRLREHMVRLERIRRAVELRRRREIAERERRERERIRIMHEREECLQRERERLEIERQKLERERMERERLERERVRIEQERRKEAERIAREREELRRQQQQLRYEQEKRNSLKRPRDVDHRRDDPYWNENKKMALDTDARFGHGSDYSRQQNRFNDFDHRERGRYPEGSSVPSSSFDRRERFVNQGEAKKTRPTARREEPGFERYPKNFSESRRNEPPQPRSELRDTDRREVRGDRDERRTVIIHDRPEIPHGRHPRETGSNPPRQTNWKSEGSISTDKRDGRGERPDRSGREVSGHVRGAPPGSRSSASGYGSREGERGVMGERGGGQHYNEDRHVVERHSRETGPRKEWHGPSSQGSGYHDTRRMGDGRGGGGMMSPHTSNSSPINRVVQITGNSMQRGSGSGFKPFKGGPPRRF
- the SLTM gene encoding SAFB-like transcription modulator isoform X8 yields the protein MAAAASSPAAAGAPAAPAAPAAVAPTPTESKKITDLRVIDLKSELKRRNLDITGVKTVLISRLKQAIEEEGGDPDNIEITVSADTPTKKPTKGKGKKQEADELTGDASVEDDSFVKVIKESESETQDASDQDGNDEVKDFKESVEDENLNSKELPSTEKKRYHDLEPAETTEDAEKDSESQENEGQDIEDYTFPTVHDGEDEENEKDKAGSGDGTQEVSKPLPSEESLAEADHTAHEEMEANTSVKEAEDDNISVTIQAEDAITLDFDGDDLLETGKNVKITDSEASKPKDGQDTISQSLEKESKDYEMTENHKDGKKEDCVKGDPVKKEARESSKKAESGDKEKDTLKKGPSSTGASGQAKSSTKESKESKTTSKDDKGSASSVSGSSGSSTRNLWVSGLSSNTKAADLKNLFGKYGKVLGAKVVTNARSPGAKCYGIVTMSSSTEVARCIAHLHRTELHGQQISVEKVKGDPSKKELKKESDEKSGSGRSMGDKKTASSDKASKTPSTKKEEKKSEKSEKKESKEGKKTEGGKSPGQVVVLDQTKGDQGHTRTVRRGRFDKPQILRNKERIIQDKVKFREYRGRKDILPFEKMKEQRLREHMVRLERIRRAVELRRRREIAERERRERERIRIMHEREECLQRERERLEIERQKLERERMERERLERERVRIEQERRKEAERIAREREELRRQQQQLRYEQEKRNSLKRPRDVDHRRDDPYWNENKKMALDTDARFGHGSDYSRQQNRFNDFDHRERGRYPEGSSVPSSSFDRRERFVNQGEAKKTRPTARREEPGFERYPKNFSESRRNEPPQPRSELRDTDRREVRGDRDERRTVIIHDRPEIPHGRHPRETGSNPPRQTNWKSEGSISTDKRDGSNFYRGERPDRSGREVSGHVRGAPPGSRSSASGYGSREGERGVMGERGGGQHYNEDRHVVERHSRETGPRKEWHGPSSQGSGYHDTRRMGDGRGGGGMMSPHTSNSSPINRVVQITGNSMQRGSGSGFKPFKGGPPRRF
- the SLTM gene encoding SAFB-like transcription modulator isoform X4 codes for the protein MAAAASSPAAAGAPAAPAAPAAVAPTPTESKKITDLRVIDLKSELKRRNLDITGVKTVLISRLKQAIEEEGGDPDNIEITVSADTPTKKPTKGKGKKQEADELTGDASVEDDSFVKVIKESESETQDASDQDGNDEVKDFKESVEDENLNSKELPSTEKKRYHDLEPAETTEDAEKDSESQENEGQDIEDYTFPTVHDGEDEENEKDKAGSGDGTQEVSKPLPSEESLAEADHTAHEEMEANTSVKEAEDDNISVTIQAEDAITLDFDGDDLLETGKNVKITDSEASKPKDGQDTISQSLEKESKDYEMTENHKDGKKEDCVKGDPVKKEARESSKKAESGDKEKDTLKKGPSSTGASGQAKSSTKESKESKTTSKDDKGSASSVSGSSGSSTRNLWVSGLSSNTKAADLKNLFGKYGKVLGAKVVTNARSPGAKCYGIVTMSSSTEVARCIAHLHRTELHGQQISVEKVKGDPSKKELKKESDEKSGSGRSMGDKKTASSDKASKTPSTKKEEKKSEKSEKKESKEGKKTEGKDEKSDNGASGPNQESTKKTEEKKRISGKSPGQVVVLDQTKGDQGHTRTVRRGRFDKPQILRNKERIIQDKVKFREYRGRKDILPFEKMKEQRLREHMVRLERIRRAVELRRRREIAERERRERERIRIMHEREECLQRERERLEIERQKLERERMERERLERERVRIEQERRKEAERIAREREELRRQQQQLRYEQEKRNSLKRPRDVDHRRDDPYWNENKKMALDTDARFGHGSDYSRQQNRFNDFDHRERGRYPEGSSVPSSSFDRRERFVNQGEAKKTRPTARREEPGFERYPKNFSESRRNEPPQPRSELRDTDRREVRGDRDERRTVIIHDRPEIPHGRHPRETGSNPPRQTNWKSEGSISTDKRDGRGERPDRSGREVSGHVRGAPPGSRSSASGYGSREGERGVMGERGGGQHYNEDRHVVERHSRETGPRKEWHGPSSQGSGYHDTRRMGDGRGGGGMMSPHTSNSSPINRVVQITGNSMQRGSGSGFKPFKGGPPRRF